The proteins below are encoded in one region of Apium graveolens cultivar Ventura chromosome 4, ASM990537v1, whole genome shotgun sequence:
- the LOC141718907 gene encoding cold-regulated 413 plasma membrane protein 2-like translates to MVRGNYIAMKTDQLSQDIFNSDLNNLIADATRLGGLGFGTSFLKWVASFAAIYLLILDRTHWRTNMLTGLLVPYIFFSFPWALFNLFRGEVGKWIAFVAVVLRLFFPRHFPDWLEMPGSLILLLVVAPGFFAYTIKDSWAGVAICLIIGCYLLQEHIRASGGFRNSFTERHGISNTLGIILLLVYPVWSLVLHIV, encoded by the exons ATGGTGAGGGGCAATTATATAGCCATGAAAACAGATCAACTAAGCCAGGACATATTTAATTCAGACCTTAACAATCTGATTGCTGATGCCACCAGGCTTGGTGGGCTGGGCTTTGGTACTTCTTTTCTCAAATGGGTCGCTTCTTTTGCTGCTAT TTATCTTCTGATATTGGATCGAACACACTGGAGAACAAACATGTTGACCGGGCTCCTAGTCCCATACATTTTCTTTAGTTTCCCTTGGGCGCTGTTTAACTTGTTTAG GGGTGAAGTGGGGAAATGGATTGCTTTCGTAGCAGTTGTACTACGGCTATTCTTCCCAAGACATTTCCCAG ACTGGCTTGAGATGCCTGGGTCTTTGATTCTTCTGTTGGTAGTTGCTCCTGGTTTCTTTGCCTACACGATTAAGGATAGCTGGGCCGGGGTTGCAATATGTCTTATAATCGGCTGTTACCTGCTGCAAGAGCATATTCGGGCATCTGGTGGATTTAGAAATTCCTTCACTGAACGCCATGGTATATCGAACACACTTGGCATCATCCTTCTGTTGGTGTATCCAGTATGGTCTTTAGTTTTGCACATCGTGTAA
- the LOC141718906 gene encoding oxygen-evolving enhancer protein 1, chloroplastic-like gives MAASLQAAATFMQHSRVGGIQTRPTLQLRSSPSLCKAFGIESTGARVTCSLQSDLKNLAHKCADAAKVAGFALATSALVVSGAGAEGVPKRLTYDEIQSKTYMEVKGTGTANQCPTIEGGSESFAFKAGKYNAKKFCLEPTSFTVKAESVGKNAPPEFQKTKLMTRLTYTLDEIEGPFEVASDGSVKFEEKDGIDYAAVTVQLPGGERVPFLFTIKQLVASGKPDSFSGDFLVPSYRGSSFLDPKGRGGSTGYDNAVALPAGGRGDEEELAKENTKNTASSTGKITFSVTNSKPETGEVIGVFESIQPSDTDLGAKVPKDVKIQGVWYAQLD, from the exons ATGGCCGCCTCACTCCAAGCAGCAGCAACTTTCATGCAACACAGTAGGGTGGGAGGTATCCAAACTCGACCAACCCTACAACTGAGGTCTTCTCCTAGCCTTTGCAAGGCTTTTGGCATAGAATCCACTGGAGCAAGGGTGACATGCTCCCTGCAATCTGATCTCAAGAACTTGGCTCACAAGTGTGCTGATGCAGCTAAAGTTGCTGGCTTTGCCCTTGCCACTTCTGCACTTGTAGTTTCT GGTGCAGGTGCTGAAGGTGTTCCAAAGAGGCTGACTTATGATGAAATTCAAAGCAAGACATATATGGAAGTGAAGGGAACTGGAACTGCAAACCAGTGCCCGACCATTGAAGGTGGATCTGAAAGCTTTGCTTTCAAGGCTGGAAAATACAATGCCAAGAAGTTCTGTTTAGAACCTACATCATTCACTGTTAAGGCTGAGAGTGTGGGAAAGAATGCCCCGCCTGAATTCCAGAAGACCAAACTTATGACCCGCTTAACCTATACACTAGATGAAATCGAGGGACCCTTCGAGGTAGCATCAGATGGCAGCGTTAAATTTGAGGAGAAAGATGGAATTGATTATGCTGCTGTTACTGTTCAGCTTCCTGGTGGAGAGCGTGTGCCCTTCCTATTCACAATTAAGCAGCTAGTAGCATCTGGAAAACCAGACAGCTTTTCAGGAGATTTTCTAGTGCCATCTTACAGGGGCTCCTCCTTCCTTGACCCAAAGGGTAGAGGTGGTTCCACCGGTTATGATAACGCAGTTGCGTTGCCAGCTGGAGGGAGAGGAGATGAAGAGGAGCTCGCCAAGGAGAACACAAAGAATACAGCATCTTCAACTGGGAAGATTACCTTTAGTGTTACAAACAGCAAGCCAGAGACTGGGGAGGTGATTGGAGTGTTTGAGAGCATTCAGCCATCTGATACCGATTTGGGAGCTAAGGTTCCTAAGGATGTGAAAATCCAAGGGGTCTGGTATGCTCAACTTGATTAG
- the LOC141718909 gene encoding pentatricopeptide repeat-containing protein At1g20230-like, which produces MLSKLPTNLPPHLSLKFIKTYLHSGDLLRARHLFDKIPHPDMHSCTVLINAYTQQGYPKEALKLYSELRARDVQPDKFALLSVVKACTTLRDVAKAKEVGSDVLRFGFRGDLFLGNALICMFGKCRYIEGAKDVFSSLQVKDVISWTSLCSCYVQCGMLREGLRVFREMGLDGVRANSVSLSSVLPVCSRLKDLNAGKEVHGFVIKNGMGENVFVSSALVDMYASCLCIEKAQLVFESMTWRDTVSWNAILTAYFGNGEYDKAFTMFNRMRNEGVKLNYASWNAVIGGCVQNGKTQQALEITIQMQKSGMKPNRITITSVLPACTHLESLRGGKEIHGYMFRHSFLDDITATTALVYMYAKCGELELSRRVFKTMPLKDTIAWNTIIMASSMHGNGEGALLLFHKMVKLGVQPNSVTFTAVLCGCSHSRLVDEGISIFYSMKTDHAIEPDSEHYSCMVDVLSRGGRLEEAYRFIQEMPIEPSAAAWGALLGACRIYKNVDLGQIAANRLFEIEPDNPGNFVLLSNIFVAAKFWKEAAEVRKSMRDRGVKKVPGCSWVQVKNKVHNFIVGDSSNYESAEIYRFLDDMGQKMRLAGYLPDTDFVLQDLDQEEKEDSLCNHSERLAVAFAILNLNGESSVRVFKNLRICGDCHNAIKFIAKIVGVQIVVRDSLRFHHFKDGACSCKDFW; this is translated from the coding sequence ATGCTATCAAAGTTGCCAACTAATCTTCCGCCACATTTGAGTCTCAAATTCATAAAAACATATCTACATTCTGGTGATTTACTTCGTGCACGCCACCTGTTTGATAAAATCCCTCACCCAGATATGCATTCATGTACTGTCCTTATAAATGCTTATACACAACAGGGCTACCCTAAAGAAGCTTTAAAATTGTATTCTGAGTTGAGGGCTAGAGATGTTCAGCCTGATAAGTTTGCACTTTTATCTGTTGTCAAAGCTTGTACTACTTTGCGTGATGTTGCTAAAGCTAAGGAGGTTGGTAGTGATGTTTTGCGGTTTGGTTTTCGCGGTGATTTGTTTCTTGGGAATGCTTTGATTTGTATGTTTGGGAAATGTAGGTATATTGAGGGTGCCAAAGATGTTTTTAGCTCTTTGCAGGTTAAGGATGTGATTTCTTGGACTTCGTTGTGTTCGTGTTATGTTCAATGTGGAATGTTGAGGGAAGGTTTACGGGTGTTTCGTGAGATGGGTTTAGATGGTGTGAGAGCTAATAGTGTGTCCTTGTCTTCTGTTCTTCCTGTTTGTTCAAGGTTGAAGGATTTGAATGCTGGAAAGGAGGTTCATGGATTTGTGATAAAGAATGGAATGGGGGAGAATGTTTTTGTCAGTAGTGCGCTTGTTGATATGTATGCTAGTTGTTTATGCATCGAGAAAGCTCAGTTGGTATTTGAGAGTATGACTTGGAGGGACACTGTATCGTGGAATGCGATCTTAACAGCTTATTTTGGAAATGGAGAGTATGACAAGGCCTTTACTATGTTTAATCGAATGAGAAATGAAGGGGTCAAATTGAATTATGCTTCCTGGAATGCTGTTATTGGAGGGTGCGTACAAAATGGGAAAACACAACAAGCACTTGAGATAACTATTCAAATGCAAAAATCAGGCATGAAGCCGAATCGGATCACAATTACTAGCGTGCTGCCTGCTTGTACACATTTAGAAAGCTTAaggggaggaaaggagattcatgGGTATATGTTTAGGCACTCTTTCCTTGATGACATAACAGCAACAACCGCTCTTGTGTACATGTATGCGAAATGCGGTGAACTGGAACTCTCACGTAGAGTTTTTAAAACGATGCCATTAAAGGACACCATTGCCTGGAACACGATTATAATGGCCAGTTCAATGCATGGAAATGGAGAGGGAGCCTTGCTGCTATTTCATAAAATGGTGAAGTTAGGTGTACAACCCAATTCTGTTACTTTTACTGCTGTTCTTTGTGGATGTAGCCATTCACGGCTTGTAGATGAGGGAATCTCAATTTTCTATTCAATGAAAACTGATCATGCCATCGAACCCGATTCTGAACACTATTCCTGCATGGTGGATGTTTTAAGTCGTGGTGGTCGACTTGAAGAGGCGTATCGTTTCATCCAAGAAATGCCAATAGAACCAAGTGCTGCTGCCTGGGGCGCCTTGCTTGGTGCATGCAGAATATATAAGAACGTAGATTTGGGACAAATTGCAGCGAACAGACTTTTTGAGATCGAACCTGACAACCCTGGAAATTTTGTGTTATTATCGAATATCTTTGTTGCTGCCAAATTTTGGAAAGAAGCTGCAGAGGTCAGAAAATCTATGAGAGACAGGGGTGTCAAGAAAGTTCCAGGTTGTAGTTGGGTTCAGGTGAAAAACAAAGTGCATAACTTTATTGTTGGTGATAGCAGCAACTACGAGAGTGCTGAAATCTATAGGTTTTTAGATGATATGGGTCAAAAAATGAGGTTAGCAGGGTATTTGCCTGACACTGATTTCGTCCTACAGGATCTAGATCAAGAGGAGAAAGAGGATAGTTTATGCAATCACAGTGAGAGGCTTGCTGTTGCTTTTGCAATACTCAATTTGAATGGGGAATCATCAGTTAGGGTATTTAAAAACTTGCGAATATGTGGTGATTGCCATAATGCCATTAAATTTATTGCAAAGATTGTAGGTGTACAAATTGTTGTGAGAGATTCCTTGAGGTTTCATCATTTTAAAGACGGAGCTTGTTCCTGTAAAGATTTTTGGTAA